The proteins below are encoded in one region of Brachyspira hampsonii:
- a CDS encoding ribonucleoside-diphosphate reductase subunit alpha, with protein sequence MIELTKDKKHIIIKRNGREEPFNDEKLRKVIDWATEGKEAFTNNLLEGLNIKINDKMKIEVLYDELINTAVNMISPLYPMYDTIAEKLYLMKIYKETCGLKKIGSYPHIKNFLKKGIKYKIYDKDIIKLFTDKELDKINSMIEPNRDLLFTYKGLAIFYKKYCKNIGNKKLELPQITYMVAAMFSFYNDYYKGENKDKLEISKTERLKYIKRTYDMLSKHEITFATPRIANSMTIKAQLASCILNTPDDDTWSLNQTDGNMALYSKFSGGIAYDASYIRASGSTIQTNRGRSDGPIPFIKRVEQTISSFNQGGVRKGACVVTFPWWHLDVLDLIMLKDAGGTEDTRARKLVYSIRISNIFRERVNKDGYVTLFDPKETPLLNEEYGKKFDVAYMYYESKSSIRKKRIKAKDLLFQILKVRQETGNLYLTFVDNINEQNMVNRFVGSSNLCQEIVIPSYPSKLIKEKYIINEDGEYEIVQRKKSGEIGICNLVSVNLMSWVTFSPEKKKSFCYTLLRGCDNIIDTQFYPVKEGEIANKKNRPIGIGVINYANLLASNKIKYTDKEALEFTNKVFDDLYYHIYEASNILARERGPYKTFNESKWKDGLTPFHISLLNNNKNNNLDVSIDKEKWDKLAENIKNNGVRFSFHGAIAPTATSGKSVSATESIEPIVDLFFVEEGIQTLPSLVPNIKKNREYYQRCWNIPAKTIIELAAVRQRYIDQSQSLNLYYVKPESAKELWEDIQYAMDLGLKTLYYMKTPKSNFELEEVCESCT encoded by the coding sequence ATGATAGAACTTACAAAAGATAAAAAACATATAATAATTAAAAGGAACGGCAGAGAAGAACCTTTTAACGATGAAAAATTAAGAAAAGTTATAGATTGGGCTACCGAAGGTAAAGAGGCTTTCACTAATAACCTATTAGAAGGACTCAATATAAAAATCAATGATAAAATGAAAATAGAAGTATTATATGATGAGCTTATAAATACAGCTGTTAATATGATAAGTCCGTTATATCCTATGTACGATACAATAGCAGAAAAACTCTATTTAATGAAAATATATAAAGAAACATGCGGACTAAAAAAAATAGGATCATATCCTCATATAAAAAATTTCTTAAAAAAAGGTATAAAATATAAAATATACGATAAGGATATAATAAAACTTTTTACAGATAAAGAATTAGATAAAATCAATTCTATGATAGAGCCCAATAGGGATTTACTTTTTACATATAAAGGATTAGCCATATTTTATAAAAAATACTGTAAAAATATAGGAAATAAAAAATTAGAGCTTCCTCAAATAACATATATGGTAGCTGCTATGTTTTCTTTCTATAATGATTATTATAAAGGTGAAAATAAAGATAAATTAGAAATAAGTAAAACTGAAAGACTTAAATATATAAAAAGAACCTATGATATGCTTTCTAAACATGAAATTACATTTGCAACTCCTAGGATAGCAAATAGTATGACGATAAAAGCACAATTAGCAAGCTGCATATTAAATACCCCTGATGATGATACTTGGAGCTTGAATCAGACAGACGGAAATATGGCATTATACTCAAAATTTTCAGGCGGGATAGCTTATGATGCTTCATATATAAGGGCATCTGGTTCTACAATACAAACTAATAGAGGCCGTTCTGACGGACCTATACCTTTCATAAAAAGAGTTGAGCAAACTATATCATCATTTAATCAGGGCGGAGTAAGAAAAGGAGCTTGTGTTGTAACTTTTCCTTGGTGGCATTTAGATGTATTAGACCTTATTATGCTTAAAGATGCAGGCGGCACTGAAGATACTAGGGCTAGAAAATTAGTTTATTCTATCAGAATAAGCAATATATTTAGAGAAAGAGTTAATAAAGACGGATATGTAACGCTTTTTGATCCTAAAGAAACTCCTCTTTTAAACGAAGAATACGGAAAAAAATTTGATGTTGCTTATATGTATTATGAAAGTAAATCATCTATAAGAAAAAAAAGAATAAAAGCCAAAGATTTATTATTTCAAATATTAAAAGTGAGACAGGAAACAGGAAACTTATATCTTACATTTGTAGATAATATTAATGAACAGAATATGGTTAATAGATTTGTAGGATCTTCCAATCTATGTCAGGAAATAGTAATACCTTCCTACCCTTCTAAACTCATAAAAGAAAAATATATTATTAATGAAGATGGAGAATATGAAATTGTACAAAGAAAGAAAAGCGGTGAGATAGGTATATGCAATTTGGTTTCTGTTAATTTAATGTCTTGGGTAACTTTCTCACCTGAAAAGAAAAAATCATTCTGCTACACTCTTTTAAGAGGATGCGATAATATCATAGATACTCAGTTTTATCCTGTTAAAGAAGGAGAAATTGCCAACAAAAAAAATAGACCTATAGGAATAGGGGTTATCAATTATGCTAATTTACTTGCTTCAAATAAAATAAAATATACAGATAAAGAGGCTTTGGAATTTACAAATAAAGTTTTTGATGATCTATATTATCACATATATGAAGCATCTAATATATTGGCAAGAGAAAGAGGACCTTATAAAACTTTCAATGAATCTAAATGGAAAGACGGATTAACTCCATTTCATATATCACTTTTAAATAATAATAAAAATAATAATCTTGATGTAAGCATAGATAAAGAAAAATGGGATAAACTTGCAGAAAACATAAAAAATAACGGAGTAAGATTTTCATTCCATGGTGCAATAGCCCCTACTGCTACATCAGGAAAGAGCGTATCTGCAACAGAAAGTATAGAGCCTATAGTAGATTTATTCTTTGTAGAAGAAGGTATACAAACTCTTCCTAGCTTAGTACCTAATATAAAAAAGAATAGAGAATATTATCAGAGATGCTGGAATATTCCTGCAAAAACTATAATAGAGCTTGCTGCTGTAAGGCAGAGATATATAGATCAGTCTCAGTCATTAAATTTATATTATGTAAAACCAGAATCTGCTAAAGAACTTTGGGAAGACATTCAATATGCTATGGATTTAGGTTTAAAAACTCTTTATTATATGAAAACGCCTAAATCTAATTTTGAACTTGAAGAAGTATGTGAGTCATGTACATAA
- a CDS encoding ABC transporter ATP-binding protein has product MLELKEVYKTFNRGTITEKKAIKGVNLKLNDGDFVTVIGGNGAGKSTLLNLIAGVYEVDYGTISVDGVDITDKKEYARAGLFGRVFQDPMVGTASNMGIEENLALAKRKGKRRTLRWGITHAEREEYVEKLKRLDLGLETRLQSKVGLLSGGQRQALTLLMATLKKPRLLLLDEHTAALDPKTAKRVLELTEEIIREDKLTAFMVTHNIKDAIHYGNRLIMMNDGNIIYDVSGEEKKSLEISDLLKKFETAEGSLSDKLLLS; this is encoded by the coding sequence ATGCTAGAATTAAAAGAAGTTTATAAAACATTCAATAGAGGCACCATCACAGAAAAAAAAGCCATTAAAGGAGTTAACCTCAAATTAAATGACGGTGATTTTGTTACTGTTATAGGAGGAAACGGAGCTGGTAAATCTACGCTTCTCAATTTGATTGCAGGTGTTTATGAAGTTGATTATGGTACTATATCAGTTGACGGAGTTGATATTACAGATAAGAAAGAATATGCAAGAGCAGGACTTTTTGGAAGAGTATTTCAAGACCCTATGGTTGGCACTGCTTCAAATATGGGTATAGAAGAAAATTTGGCACTTGCTAAGAGAAAAGGAAAGAGAAGAACTTTAAGATGGGGCATAACTCATGCAGAAAGAGAAGAGTATGTGGAAAAATTAAAAAGACTTGATTTAGGACTTGAAACAAGGCTTCAGTCAAAAGTAGGACTTTTATCAGGCGGTCAAAGACAGGCATTAACACTTCTTATGGCCACTCTTAAAAAACCTAGACTTTTATTATTAGATGAGCATACTGCAGCACTTGACCCAAAAACTGCTAAAAGAGTATTAGAACTTACAGAAGAAATCATTAGAGAAGATAAACTTACAGCTTTTATGGTTACGCATAATATTAAAGATGCCATTCATTACGGCAACAGACTTATAATGATGAATGACGGTAATATTATATATGATGTTTCAGGCGAAGAGAAAAAATCTTTGGAGATATCTGATTTACTCAAGAAATTTGAAACAGCTGAAGGTTCTTTAAGTGATAAACTCTTATTATCTTAA
- a CDS encoding ABC transporter permease, producing MEGIFLAIEGAASQGIIWGIMTLGVYITFKVLDFPDLTVDGSFALGGAVSAILISNGMNPFITLFFAFLAGALAGFATGFLNTKLQIPGILAGILTMIALYSINIRVMGNRPNIPLLGMDTSLTIIQNMLSLSKVLSDLLVGFIFSVIIILLMYWFFGTEMGCAIRATGNNERMIRALGVDTNVMKIIGLMLSNALVSLSGALVTQSQGYADVGMGTGTIVIGLASVIIGEVVFGNRFSFWYKLASVVMGSIIYRIIIAIVLQLGLKATDLKLLTAIIVAFALSVPVLNRKVTRAVGGKRK from the coding sequence ATGGAAGGGATTTTTTTGGCAATAGAAGGTGCTGCATCTCAGGGTATCATTTGGGGAATAATGACTCTAGGGGTTTATATTACATTTAAAGTTTTGGATTTTCCGGATTTGACTGTTGATGGAAGTTTTGCATTAGGCGGTGCTGTAAGTGCGATACTTATATCTAATGGTATGAATCCTTTTATAACTTTATTTTTTGCTTTTTTGGCAGGTGCTTTGGCAGGATTTGCAACAGGTTTTTTAAATACAAAACTCCAAATACCCGGAATATTAGCAGGAATTCTTACAATGATTGCATTATATTCTATCAATATCAGAGTTATGGGAAACAGACCTAATATACCGCTTTTGGGAATGGATACTTCTTTGACTATAATTCAAAATATGCTCTCACTAAGTAAAGTATTATCCGATTTGCTAGTAGGATTTATCTTTTCTGTAATAATAATCCTTTTAATGTATTGGTTTTTCGGTACGGAGATGGGCTGTGCTATAAGGGCAACAGGCAACAATGAGAGAATGATTAGGGCATTGGGGGTTGATACTAATGTTATGAAAATAATAGGACTTATGCTGTCAAATGCATTGGTTTCTTTATCTGGTGCTTTGGTTACTCAGAGTCAGGGATATGCTGATGTTGGTATGGGAACGGGTACTATAGTTATAGGTCTTGCATCTGTTATAATAGGGGAGGTTGTATTTGGAAACAGATTCTCATTCTGGTATAAACTTGCTTCTGTTGTAATGGGTTCTATAATATACAGAATAATAATTGCTATAGTTCTTCAGCTTGGATTAAAGGCTACAGATTTAAAACTTCTTACTGCTATTATAGTTGCATTTGCTCTTTCAGTGCCTGTACTCAATAGGAAAGTTACAAGAGCAGTAGGCGGAAAAAGAAAATAA
- a CDS encoding peptidase U32 family protein — translation MELLAPAGNKEKLEVAYHYGADAAYIGGALFNLRHQSKNTTIDELAECAQLAKKLNKKMYLTLNAFLHEYDKNNLKAYLKEIQNLNIDAFIVSDLGVLGIVKETIPEANIHISTQASVTNSYSCKMYESLGASRIILARELSLDEIKEIRANTDLELESFVHGAVCMSYSGRCLLSNFLNNRDANGGECSQVCRWNFKTYIEEKTRPGEFMEIEEGENHSTILSSRDLQMAEYLHLLQKAGIDSIKIEGRMKSVYYVANTVRVYRMLLDLLERIGYDSYPEAIKKEPIASYLKELETISRRESDTGFYFGRDNIKPTLKGYLKGRRLMGMISDDSEEYAKITVYNTIKKGDDLIYIGRDFIKHNDNRFKLFIKTEENEFAETDSIRNIDNAYIKSGVHDFKKYDIITIEED, via the coding sequence ATGGAACTTTTAGCACCTGCTGGAAATAAAGAAAAATTAGAAGTAGCATACCATTACGGAGCTGATGCGGCATATATAGGCGGAGCATTATTTAATTTAAGACATCAAAGCAAAAATACAACTATAGATGAACTTGCTGAATGTGCACAGTTAGCTAAAAAATTAAATAAAAAAATGTATTTAACTTTAAATGCTTTTCTGCATGAATATGATAAAAATAATTTAAAAGCATATTTAAAAGAAATACAAAATTTAAATATAGATGCATTTATAGTATCTGATTTAGGAGTATTAGGTATAGTTAAAGAAACAATACCGGAAGCTAATATTCATATAAGCACTCAGGCTTCTGTTACAAATAGTTATTCTTGTAAAATGTATGAAAGTTTAGGAGCAAGCAGAATAATATTAGCTAGAGAACTTTCTTTAGATGAGATAAAAGAGATTAGGGCGAATACTGATTTAGAATTAGAAAGTTTTGTTCATGGAGCTGTATGCATGTCATATTCCGGAAGATGTTTGTTATCAAATTTCTTAAATAATAGAGATGCCAACGGCGGAGAATGCTCTCAGGTTTGCAGATGGAATTTCAAAACATATATAGAAGAAAAAACAAGACCCGGAGAGTTTATGGAAATTGAAGAAGGAGAAAATCATTCTACAATATTAAGCAGCAGAGATTTACAGATGGCTGAATATCTGCATTTACTTCAGAAAGCCGGTATTGATTCTATAAAAATAGAAGGCAGAATGAAAAGCGTATACTATGTAGCTAATACGGTTAGAGTTTATAGAATGTTATTGGATCTGCTTGAAAGAATCGGTTATGATTCATATCCTGAAGCTATAAAAAAAGAACCTATTGCAAGCTATTTGAAAGAGCTTGAAACTATAAGCAGAAGAGAAAGCGACACAGGATTCTATTTCGGCAGGGATAATATAAAACCTACTCTCAAAGGTTATCTCAAAGGAAGAAGACTTATGGGTATGATTTCTGATGACAGTGAGGAATATGCAAAAATTACTGTATATAACACTATAAAGAAAGGAGATGATTTAATATATATAGGCAGAGATTTTATAAAACATAATGATAATAGATTTAAACTATTTATAAAAACAGAAGAAAATGAATTTGCAGAGACAGATAGTATTAGAAATATAGATAATGCCTATATTAAATCAGGAGTACATGATTTCAAAAAATATGACATTATCACTATAGAAGAAGATTAA
- a CDS encoding MFS transporter: protein MKKQNNILVLILAFAIFAILNTEIGIVGVLPIIAETFNVTIEKSGILVSAFAFTIAISGIIMPLLFSGINKKISMLIVIGVFIISNIVSAFTNSFNVLLMFRIIPAIFHPIYCSMSFIVASETAEERDIPKVVSIIMMGVSAGIVIGTPASNFFAETYSYKASMLFAAALNIVSFIAIIFLVPSMPVNKRLSYGSQLSVLKLPITWISLAAVALIAASMSSVYSYFVQYIKDVSNINGKYSSIILFLFGISSIVGNFLAGKFLSKNAIKFVTAYPFIFILIYILVFLLGGIFALMFVMAFIWGIVYGMGNNIQQYWITSALPQAPEFSNGLFISFGNLGITIGTSLGGLFIANTTIKNLPICGIIFLILTFISIIIRLLINEKNVSKITLTQN, encoded by the coding sequence ATGAAAAAACAAAATAATATTTTAGTATTAATATTGGCATTTGCTATATTTGCAATATTAAATACGGAGATAGGAATAGTAGGAGTGCTTCCTATCATTGCAGAAACTTTTAATGTAACTATAGAAAAATCAGGAATTTTAGTTAGTGCTTTTGCCTTTACAATAGCCATATCTGGTATAATAATGCCTTTATTATTTTCTGGTATCAATAAAAAAATATCTATGCTAATAGTAATTGGAGTATTTATAATAAGCAATATAGTATCAGCATTTACAAATAGTTTTAATGTTCTTTTAATGTTTAGAATAATACCTGCTATTTTTCACCCTATATACTGTTCTATGTCATTTATTGTAGCTTCAGAAACTGCTGAAGAAAGAGATATTCCTAAAGTTGTATCTATAATAATGATGGGAGTTTCTGCTGGAATAGTAATAGGAACTCCTGCATCAAATTTTTTTGCTGAAACTTATTCCTATAAAGCATCAATGTTGTTTGCGGCAGCTTTAAATATAGTATCATTTATAGCAATAATATTCTTAGTTCCTTCAATGCCTGTAAACAAAAGACTTTCTTATGGATCTCAGCTTTCAGTATTAAAACTTCCTATAACTTGGATATCACTTGCCGCTGTTGCTTTGATTGCAGCTTCTATGTCATCAGTATACAGTTATTTTGTTCAATATATAAAAGATGTATCAAATATCAATGGAAAATATTCAAGCATTATACTTTTTCTATTTGGTATATCAAGCATAGTAGGAAATTTTTTAGCAGGAAAGTTTTTATCTAAAAATGCTATAAAATTTGTTACAGCATATCCATTTATATTTATTCTAATATATATTTTAGTATTTCTTTTAGGAGGTATATTTGCTTTAATGTTTGTAATGGCATTTATTTGGGGAATAGTATATGGAATGGGTAATAACATTCAGCAGTATTGGATTACATCAGCACTTCCTCAAGCTCCTGAATTTTCAAATGGACTTTTTATATCTTTTGGAAATCTGGGAATAACCATAGGAACTTCTTTAGGAGGACTATTTATAGCAAATACAACAATTAAGAATCTGCCTATATGCGGAATAATATTTTTGATATTAACATTTATATCTATAATAATAAGACTTTTAATCAATGAAAAAAATGTATCAAAAATAACATTAACTCAAAATTAA
- the lptB gene encoding LPS export ABC transporter ATP-binding protein — protein MFSKFLNIFKKQDNTNNMPSAPVTAENFFNYDKSNPYEIRAVNLTKYYGKRKIIGDISYNVKQGEVVGLLGPNGAGKTTSFYITVGFVTATAGNVYLNDLDITKLHMHERATLGIGYLPQEASIFRKMSVEDNLLSILEYNKALSAKDRMDITDMLLEEFNITHVRKQNGYTLSGGERRRCEIARALTVNPKFILLDEPFAGVDPIAVIDIQNIIASLKEKGLGILITDHNVRETLRITDRAYIMGNGQILVKGTPEEIVNNPLARKVYLGESFTM, from the coding sequence ATGTTTAGTAAATTTCTTAATATTTTCAAAAAACAGGATAATACAAATAATATGCCCTCTGCTCCTGTAACTGCTGAGAATTTTTTTAATTATGATAAATCAAACCCTTATGAGATTCGTGCTGTTAATCTCACTAAATATTATGGAAAGCGTAAGATAATAGGCGATATTTCCTATAATGTGAAGCAGGGTGAGGTTGTAGGGCTTTTAGGACCCAATGGGGCTGGAAAGACTACTAGTTTCTATATAACTGTAGGATTCGTTACAGCAACTGCAGGAAATGTATATCTCAATGATCTTGATATTACAAAACTTCACATGCATGAAAGAGCAACTTTAGGAATAGGATATTTACCTCAGGAGGCTTCTATTTTTCGTAAGATGTCTGTTGAGGATAATCTGCTTAGCATATTGGAATATAACAAAGCATTGTCTGCTAAGGATAGAATGGATATAACAGATATGCTTCTGGAAGAGTTTAATATTACGCATGTACGAAAACAGAACGGCTATACTCTTTCCGGCGGTGAGAGAAGAAGATGCGAAATAGCAAGAGCTTTGACTGTTAATCCTAAATTCATATTATTAGATGAACCTTTTGCCGGAGTTGACCCTATTGCCGTTATAGATATACAGAATATCATAGCTTCTTTAAAAGAAAAGGGATTAGGAATACTGATTACCGACCACAATGTACGAGAAACTTTAAGAATTACTGACAGGGCGTACATAATGGGTAACGGACAAATATTGGTAAAAGGCACTCCTGAAGAAATAGTCAACAATCCATTAGCCCGTAAAGTTTATTTGGGCGAATCTTTCACTATGTGA
- a CDS encoding ferritin has translation MSIIKEDIIKLLNVQLNKELYSASFYFNMAGWCDKKSLKGCSSFLYGHYKEELEHFEKFRDFINKVGGQAVISDMHAPQSEFNSVEHLFETVLKHEEYITSCINELVGKAMENKDYITSRFLDWFIQEQLEEEELFNDIMEKIKMLGGGNLEGRNLYTFDKAMNTLNTEKHSGGLDINVQ, from the coding sequence ATGTCCATAATAAAAGAGGATATTATTAAATTGTTAAATGTGCAGTTAAATAAAGAATTATATTCTGCTAGTTTTTATTTTAATATGGCAGGTTGGTGCGATAAGAAAAGTTTGAAAGGATGCAGCAGCTTTCTATACGGACACTATAAAGAAGAATTAGAGCATTTTGAAAAATTTAGAGATTTTATAAATAAAGTTGGCGGACAAGCTGTTATTAGCGATATGCATGCTCCTCAAAGCGAATTTAATTCTGTAGAGCATTTGTTTGAAACTGTATTGAAACATGAAGAATATATAACTTCATGCATAAATGAATTAGTCGGAAAAGCTATGGAGAATAAAGATTATATTACATCTAGGTTCTTAGATTGGTTTATACAAGAACAGCTTGAAGAAGAAGAATTATTCAATGATATTATGGAAAAAATTAAAATGCTAGGCGGCGGTAATTTAGAAGGCAGAAACCTTTATACATTTGATAAGGCTATGAATACTTTGAATACTGAAAAGCATTCAGGCGGACTCGATATAAATGTACAATAA
- a CDS encoding DUF4340 domain-containing protein, which translates to MNNNITKKYITLSSIIAVLIIILIAVTFMKNRGYSLPELKKINSNISEITIKRGANETISIKYNDNKWTVNDKYNADNNLINTITNALSSIQPIEIVSRGDDNSILKYKLTDEEALTVSALDSSSKEVRNIKFGMKSAFGNSVYAKINNDNNIYLLGNTTSNPKDIFDKTENDLINKTISQVRNDDIEQITIEYNNNSYTLAKNTNDTNNTWIKNWNNNTIKANDAYTSIFTLANLNADGLITNANTSKNASLYKINIQALNGNVSYEVLNKLDDNNYEIVSHNDNNRYYMTENSFNTFIEAVNYIIN; encoded by the coding sequence ATGAATAATAATATAACTAAAAAATATATAACATTATCATCTATAATTGCAGTTTTAATAATAATATTAATTGCTGTAACATTCATGAAAAACAGAGGATATTCACTGCCCGAATTAAAAAAAATAAACTCAAATATATCTGAAATAACTATAAAAAGAGGAGCAAATGAAACTATATCTATAAAATACAATGATAATAAATGGACTGTAAATGATAAATATAATGCTGATAATAATTTGATAAATACAATTACAAATGCTTTGAGCAGCATACAGCCTATAGAAATAGTTTCAAGGGGAGATGATAACAGCATTTTAAAATATAAATTAACAGATGAAGAAGCATTAACAGTTTCAGCATTAGACAGTTCATCGAAAGAAGTAAGAAATATAAAATTCGGCATGAAATCCGCTTTCGGAAATAGCGTATATGCCAAAATAAATAATGACAATAATATATATCTTCTTGGAAATACTACTTCAAATCCTAAAGATATATTCGATAAAACAGAAAATGATCTTATAAACAAAACTATATCTCAAGTGAGAAATGATGATATAGAACAGATAACTATAGAATACAATAATAATTCATATACATTGGCAAAAAATACTAATGACACTAATAATACTTGGATAAAAAATTGGAATAATAATACTATAAAAGCAAATGATGCTTATACAAGCATATTTACTTTGGCAAATTTAAATGCTGACGGTTTAATAACTAATGCTAATACAAGTAAAAACGCATCATTATATAAAATCAATATACAGGCTTTGAATGGTAATGTATCTTATGAAGTATTAAATAAACTCGATGACAATAATTATGAAATAGTAAGCCATAATGATAATAACAGATACTATATGACAGAGAATTCATTTAATACATTTATAGAAGCAGTAAATTATATAATTAATTGA
- a CDS encoding ABC transporter substrate-binding protein produces the protein MKKYLYSLFIITSLIFISCSSGNSSSSNASGDKVFKIGILQLIEHDALDASYRGFVDGLKEAGYEDGKNIIIDYQNAQGEQANCVTIGQKFVNDKSDLILAIATPAAQAVANMTKDIPILVTAVTDPAAAKLVADNNAPGGNVSGTSDLTPVEAQIELLNEITPNLKTVGLLYCSSEQNSVFQMDIAKKKLDSMGLKYIDATVTSANEIQQVVQSLVGKVEAIYTPTDNMIAAGMATVALVAEPAKLPVVCGEGGMTMLGGTATYAISYYELGKLTAAQAVSILKGEKKPADMPIETLKTFDLVVNTNMVNSIGITIPESLYNK, from the coding sequence ATGAAAAAATATTTATATTCTTTATTTATTATAACATCACTTATATTTATTTCATGTTCTTCTGGTAACTCATCTTCTTCAAACGCATCAGGAGATAAAGTATTTAAAATAGGAATTTTACAGTTAATAGAGCATGATGCTTTAGATGCTTCTTATAGAGGCTTTGTTGATGGGCTTAAAGAAGCAGGATATGAAGACGGAAAAAATATTATTATAGATTATCAAAATGCTCAAGGCGAACAGGCTAACTGTGTTACAATAGGTCAGAAATTTGTTAATGATAAAAGCGATTTAATTTTGGCAATAGCAACACCTGCAGCACAGGCAGTTGCAAATATGACAAAAGATATACCTATATTAGTTACAGCAGTTACAGATCCAGCCGCTGCTAAACTTGTTGCTGATAATAATGCTCCAGGAGGAAATGTTTCAGGTACTTCTGATTTAACTCCTGTAGAAGCTCAAATAGAATTATTAAATGAGATTACTCCGAACTTGAAAACAGTTGGACTTTTATATTGTTCAAGCGAACAGAACTCAGTATTTCAAATGGATATAGCAAAGAAAAAATTAGATTCTATGGGATTAAAATATATAGATGCCACAGTAACATCTGCTAATGAAATACAGCAGGTTGTTCAAAGTTTAGTTGGAAAAGTTGAAGCTATTTATACGCCAACTGATAATATGATTGCAGCTGGTATGGCTACAGTTGCTTTAGTTGCTGAACCTGCTAAACTTCCTGTAGTTTGCGGTGAGGGCGGTATGACTATGCTTGGCGGAACTGCTACTTATGCAATAAGCTATTATGAACTTGGAAAATTGACAGCTGCTCAGGCAGTATCTATATTAAAAGGCGAGAAAAAACCTGCAGATATGCCTATAGAAACTTTAAAAACTTTTGATTTGGTAGTTAATACTAATATGGTTAATAGTATAGGAATAACAATACCTGAGTCATTATATAATAAGTAA
- the ruvX gene encoding Holliday junction resolvase RuvX, with amino-acid sequence MILGVDFGRKKTGTAFMDMDIKIPFPCRLIEESNARKVKRELMDIIEEKNIDTVVFGLPLSDEGKESEWCSEIRRFSEFLLKSVKVDIVFVDEYGTSKEADFILRGKKKKVKDKANDLIAAALILENYLNVLNMNKKNQ; translated from the coding sequence ATGATACTAGGTGTTGACTTCGGAAGAAAAAAAACAGGTACTGCTTTTATGGATATGGATATAAAAATTCCTTTTCCATGCAGGCTCATAGAAGAAAGCAATGCTAGAAAAGTAAAACGGGAATTGATGGATATAATAGAAGAAAAAAATATTGATACTGTTGTTTTTGGTCTGCCTTTATCTGATGAAGGAAAAGAAAGTGAATGGTGTTCAGAAATAAGAAGATTTTCTGAGTTTCTTTTAAAAAGTGTAAAAGTTGATATTGTATTTGTTGATGAATACGGTACTTCAAAAGAGGCGGATTTTATATTAAGAGGAAAAAAGAAAAAAGTTAAAGATAAAGCTAATGATTTAATTGCAGCTGCTTTGATATTAGAAAATTATTTGAATGTTCTTAATATGAATAAAAAAAACCAATAA